The proteins below are encoded in one region of Williamsoniiplasma luminosum:
- a CDS encoding BspA family leucine-rich repeat surface protein, whose product MKKLLGLLGTLGLASTSATAVVSLVEIPKSNDSKTISKESLQTLITEVRNLATTNKDKAPDAYKTLYKAIGEAEGVLVIYQNETENYGVLDEAHKNLTNAKETFIGSSDELAKIDTLKNRITSAEKIPKGDKLESAWKTLQQQIGVAITVRDKNPKAGEQSLVNSTVLDLQTAMVAFFDATNTLADYTGLKTAIADANKALETPKAEEAMKKLRDAIKAAESFPTDLSSGAQAEVNKAVQRLRDAIEEYNKSGQPEIPETDLDLKALKALIVTAKGIASDAKNQFKPLAERNKFEEAIGHAEGIIAGKPVLGQEQKIKAEVTALQTAITNFNKVTDEKADKTMLGKNIDAARNIQTANKKPDAVTKFKQAIDAADVVWNRDLNIDKQNEYDQAAENMWQATFDFVSSANRININYEIYNGALLTVPLADSKKETIKRQLEIQFPKVKEGTDYTIGDVKKSNKVDKTSVLITGMGNYTATATVYFVLDIKSIEGELDTLVNANPAFWTTAELKAEIEKKGIDVGNGLKVTEIYVDIPFKLKRFKIKANDRYEFSAYKGEVIINQFLERERRSKTVYVDINTNIIKEPDTPAPEGTKEIIHLGWDAKTFQAHKVPSTIEKVSPYVSPKITNMSKMFNKAKVFNGNISSWDTKNVTNMSDMFWEAEKFNGDISKWNTSSVTNMNAMFQHASSFNQDLKTNGNSWNVSKVTDMGIMFEDTKAFNGDITNWTTGQVTVMNRMFQRATSFNQDLSKWNVGKVTDKTNFDTGATVWEEKFKPNLKS is encoded by the coding sequence ATGAAAAAACTATTAGGTCTTTTGGGGACTCTTGGTTTAGCCTCAACAAGCGCGACGGCTGTTGTCTCATTGGTCGAAATACCAAAAAGCAATGATTCTAAAACGATATCAAAAGAAAGTTTGCAGACGCTAATTACTGAAGTCAGAAACTTAGCAACTACTAACAAAGATAAAGCACCCGACGCTTATAAAACACTATATAAAGCAATTGGAGAAGCTGAAGGGGTTTTGGTAATTTATCAAAACGAAACTGAAAACTATGGTGTGTTAGATGAAGCACATAAAAATTTAACGAATGCTAAAGAAACTTTTATAGGTTCGTCTGATGAATTAGCAAAAATAGACACGCTTAAAAATAGAATTACTAGTGCAGAAAAAATTCCAAAAGGTGACAAACTTGAATCAGCTTGAAAGACATTACAACAACAAATTGGTGTTGCCATAACAGTTCGTGATAAAAATCCAAAAGCTGGTGAACAAAGTCTTGTTAATTCAACAGTCTTAGATTTGCAAACCGCGATGGTTGCATTTTTTGATGCAACTAACACACTTGCTGATTACACTGGTTTAAAAACTGCAATTGCAGATGCCAATAAAGCTTTAGAAACACCTAAAGCTGAAGAAGCAATGAAAAAATTAAGAGATGCAATTAAAGCAGCAGAAAGTTTTCCAACTGATTTATCATCAGGGGCACAAGCTGAAGTTAATAAAGCAGTTCAAAGATTGCGAGATGCAATTGAAGAATATAACAAGTCAGGGCAACCAGAAATTCCTGAAACTGATCTTGATTTAAAAGCTTTAAAAGCTTTAATTGTTACAGCCAAAGGAATTGCAAGCGATGCAAAAAATCAATTCAAACCATTAGCAGAACGTAATAAATTTGAAGAAGCAATTGGACATGCTGAAGGAATTATTGCTGGAAAACCAGTTCTTGGTCAAGAGCAAAAAATTAAAGCTGAAGTTACAGCCTTACAAACTGCAATCACCAACTTTAACAAAGTAACTGATGAAAAAGCTGATAAAACAATGTTGGGGAAAAACATTGATGCTGCTAGAAATATTCAAACAGCAAACAAAAAACCAGATGCAGTGACTAAATTTAAACAAGCCATTGATGCTGCAGATGTTGTTTGAAACAGGGATCTAAACATTGATAAACAAAATGAATACGATCAAGCTGCAGAAAATATGTGACAAGCAACTTTTGATTTCGTTAGCTCAGCTAATCGAATCAATATTAATTATGAAATCTATAATGGAGCTCTTTTAACTGTTCCTTTAGCAGATAGTAAAAAAGAAACAATTAAGAGACAATTAGAAATCCAATTCCCAAAAGTTAAAGAAGGAACCGATTATACAATTGGAGATGTTAAAAAATCAAACAAGGTTGATAAGACAAGCGTTCTAATAACTGGAATGGGTAATTACACAGCAACAGCGACTGTCTACTTTGTATTAGATATTAAAAGCATTGAAGGTGAACTTGATACTCTTGTAAATGCGAATCCAGCATTTTGAACCACTGCTGAATTAAAAGCTGAAATTGAGAAAAAAGGTATAGATGTTGGAAATGGTTTAAAAGTAACTGAAATCTATGTCGATATACCATTTAAATTGAAAAGATTTAAAATTAAAGCTAATGATAGATATGAGTTTAGTGCTTATAAAGGTGAAGTAATTATTAATCAATTTTTAGAAAGAGAAAGAAGATCTAAAACTGTTTATGTTGATATAAACACTAATATAATAAAAGAACCAGATACTCCAGCTCCTGAAGGAACAAAAGAAATTATCCATCTTGGATGAGACGCAAAAACATTTCAAGCACATAAAGTCCCTTCAACTATTGAAAAAGTTTCACCATATGTTAGTCCAAAAATAACTAATATGAGTAAAATGTTTAATAAAGCCAAAGTATTTAATGGAAATATTTCGAGTTGAGATACTAAAAATGTAACCAATATGAGTGATATGTTTTGAGAAGCTGAAAAATTTAATGGAGATATTTCAAAATGAAATACTTCAAGTGTAACCAATATGAATGCTATGTTCCAACATGCTTCATCATTTAATCAAGACTTAAAAACAAATGGTAATTCTTGAAATGTTTCAAAAGTGACCGATATGGGTATTATGTTTGAAGATACAAAAGCATTTAATGGTGATATCACAAATTGAACCACAGGACAAGTAACTGTTATGAATAGAATGTTTCAAAGAGCGACATCATTTAATCAAGATTTAAGTAAGTGAAATGTCGGAAAAGTAACAGATAAGACTAATTTTGATACGGGTGCAACTGTCTGAGAAGAAAAATTTAAACCAAATCTTAAATCGTAA
- a CDS encoding Vmc-like lipoprotein signal peptide domain-containing protein, which translates to MKKLLMILGSVGTMTATATTVVACGNPNSISDQQTSINGIKDLTITINDDKEAIKNQIQEAINNVIEGAILDTDYTIQGLKDSFEVGDKITVVAVEGSNLIKDSFEITIQDGQTNLEPEQSEPKLIVPNGMINFTFEETLINGYEDKDLKPVEVDENGNEINDENKKLSNIMLWPKSLINSIGLGDGFVPTEGETQRTINVQAKDKEGLAYVKLKSVQEPNLNTELSEIFAFNIQKMDIASLNKKINAYVGEKEDVLKSKINFMINTITSAVITDKEYDVELPKNGLKLGEIVKVKAKEGTDGQNGSPSIFGDFSFAIKEDDRKDLSELKDNLTINRSDSTTQIKQKIQKAIDNICHGLKFKKDYFVKGLNPLSGVVDLKTSNIEIGAHPNSDKIKGMVSLPIQSK; encoded by the coding sequence ATGAAAAAATTATTAATGATCTTAGGGAGTGTTGGAACGATGACCGCAACTGCAACAACTGTTGTGGCATGTGGTAATCCAAATTCCATATCTGATCAACAAACAAGTATTAATGGTATTAAAGATTTAACAATAACTATTAATGACGACAAAGAAGCTATCAAAAATCAAATTCAAGAAGCTATAAATAATGTGATTGAGGGAGCTATTTTAGATACTGATTATACAATCCAAGGATTGAAGGATTCTTTCGAAGTTGGTGATAAAATCACAGTTGTAGCAGTAGAAGGTTCGAATTTAATTAAAGATTCATTTGAGATTACAATTCAAGATGGGCAAACAAACTTAGAACCAGAACAGTCTGAGCCAAAATTGATAGTACCAAATGGAATGATAAACTTTACATTTGAAGAAACATTAATCAATGGTTATGAAGACAAAGATCTTAAACCTGTTGAAGTTGATGAGAATGGTAACGAAATTAATGACGAGAATAAGAAACTTTCAAATATAATGTTGTGACCCAAATCATTGATTAACAGCATTGGTTTAGGTGATGGCTTTGTACCAACAGAAGGTGAAACACAAAGAACAATAAATGTTCAAGCCAAGGACAAGGAAGGTTTAGCATATGTTAAACTGAAGTCAGTACAAGAACCAAATTTAAATACTGAGTTAAGTGAAATTTTTGCTTTTAATATCCAAAAAATGGACATTGCAAGTTTAAATAAAAAAATAAACGCCTATGTTGGTGAAAAAGAAGATGTGTTGAAAAGTAAAATTAATTTTATGATAAACACAATTACAAGTGCCGTCATTACTGATAAAGAATATGATGTTGAACTACCAAAAAATGGATTAAAATTAGGTGAAATAGTAAAAGTAAAAGCTAAAGAAGGAACTGATGGTCAAAATGGTTCTCCCTCAATTTTTGGAGATTTTAGTTTTGCAATCAAAGAAGATGACAGAAAAGATCTTTCTGAATTGAAAGATAATCTAACAATAAACCGCAGTGACTCAACAACACAAATTAAACAAAAAATTCAAAAAGCAATAGATAATATTTGTCATGGACTTAAATTCAAAAAAGACTATTTTGTTAAGGGTTTAAATCCTCTTAGTGGAGTTGTAGATTTAAAAACATCGAATATAGAAATCGGTGCACACCCCAATTCTGATAAGATTAAAGGTATGGTATCTTTACCGATTCAATCTAAATAA
- a CDS encoding lipoprotein: MKKLLTILGSIGMITGTATSVVACGVFIPTSDQRISLLDIDDINVVEGETKEEIQARIQARIQKAINSNLAKTIRPVFGMDYEIIWPSDELLAGEIITVKANATSEWLRDYFEIRIQAKTLIHDQRISLLGIRVTDIIEGDEREEILEKIQKAIDNKLKEIKGNDQKAVFGKDYVVDGLEEKWTEPGIILVRAKDESELIKDSFVIRMKDKAPIQIIKISISDINDIEAVVDYEREEIAEKIQKAIDNKLAEANPDRVKEAVLGIDYTIEWPNDESVVGNNIIVKASDKSMLIIDWFEIKIKPSHEIIDGNFDKKTAVPNGVNYFFFDESLIKDYDEVEVVEVDHNGQEIKDESFKKLRYAWLYEKGWINNSGLTEDMIPTEGPDQRTVSITAKNHVGLAYVKLKGVKKSNSKTKTKEFLNVNFVVDIKKFNIASLNNKLNAYVGEEQKTIESRVQTMIDTATFMHTSEDMKNITEPKRDFVIKHYPLHDGIHVGDQITVIANKSSKSIFGEFSFKLKADTRVDIWDLQWQFTPKPAETFKTFKNRFQEALNDKYPELNLQLKKDFFILSNPLLNDDDIIAGQRITINAHINSDKIKCEIKYFVPPGK; encoded by the coding sequence ATGAAAAAATTATTAACAATATTGGGAAGTATTGGAATGATAACAGGGACTGCAACAAGTGTTGTTGCATGTGGTGTTTTCATCCCAACATCTGATCAAAGAATTAGTCTTCTAGACATTGATGACATCAATGTTGTTGAAGGAGAAACAAAAGAAGAAATTCAAGCAAGAATCCAAGCAAGAATTCAAAAAGCGATCAATTCAAATCTTGCAAAAACTATCCGTCCTGTGTTTGGAATGGATTATGAAATTATATGACCCAGCGATGAATTATTAGCTGGTGAAATAATCACAGTTAAAGCTAATGCAACTTCTGAATGACTTAGAGATTATTTTGAAATTCGCATTCAAGCAAAAACACTAATACACGATCAAAGAATTAGTCTTCTAGGAATTCGCGTCACTGACATTATTGAAGGTGATGAAAGAGAAGAGATTTTAGAAAAAATCCAAAAAGCCATTGATAATAAACTCAAAGAAATTAAAGGCAATGACCAAAAAGCTGTCTTTGGCAAAGATTATGTAGTTGATGGATTGGAGGAAAAGTGAACAGAACCAGGAATAATTTTGGTTAGAGCAAAAGATGAATCTGAATTGATTAAGGATTCCTTCGTCATTAGAATGAAGGATAAAGCACCAATTCAAATCATCAAAATTAGTATTTCAGACATTAACGACATAGAGGCTGTTGTTGATTATGAAAGAGAAGAAATTGCAGAAAAAATCCAAAAAGCCATTGATAATAAACTCGCAGAAGCTAACCCTGATCGCGTTAAAGAAGCTGTTTTAGGTATTGATTATACAATTGAATGACCCAATGATGAATCTGTTGTTGGTAATAATATTATCGTTAAAGCTAGTGATAAATCAATGCTAATTATTGATTGATTTGAAATTAAAATCAAACCATCACATGAAATAATCGATGGAAACTTTGACAAAAAAACTGCAGTACCTAATGGAGTGAATTACTTTTTCTTTGATGAATCTTTAATTAAAGATTATGATGAAGTTGAAGTTGTTGAAGTTGATCACAATGGTCAAGAGATAAAAGATGAGTCATTTAAAAAACTTAGATACGCATGACTATATGAAAAAGGTTGAATAAATAATTCTGGTTTAACTGAGGATATGATTCCAACTGAAGGCCCAGATCAAAGAACAGTTTCAATCACGGCTAAGAATCATGTAGGTCTTGCATATGTTAAATTAAAAGGTGTTAAAAAATCGAATTCAAAGACAAAAACAAAAGAATTCTTGAATGTAAATTTTGTTGTTGATATTAAAAAGTTCAATATTGCCAGTTTAAATAACAAATTAAATGCCTATGTTGGTGAAGAACAAAAGACTATAGAATCTAGAGTTCAAACGATGATCGATACGGCTACTTTTATGCACACTTCTGAGGATATGAAAAATATCACAGAACCGAAAAGAGATTTTGTTATTAAACATTATCCTTTACATGACGGAATTCATGTAGGTGATCAAATTACTGTTATAGCTAACAAAAGCTCTAAGTCTATTTTTGGAGAATTTAGTTTTAAACTTAAAGCAGATACACGAGTAGATATTTGAGACTTGCAATGACAATTTACACCAAAACCTGCTGAAACATTTAAAACTTTTAAAAACAGATTTCAAGAAGCGCTAAATGATAAATATCCAGAACTTAATCTGCAATTAAAAAAAGATTTCTTTATTCTTTCCAATCCTCTTTTAAATGATGATGACATTATAGCTGGACAACGGATAACAATTAATGCACATATAAATTCTGATAAAATTAAATGCGAAATAAAATATTTTGTACCTCCTGGAAAATAA
- a CDS encoding folate family ECF transporter S component, whose protein sequence is MYFILTNTLSILAIIVMFIGSIVIEKFSYKRLTIYNITVLGVLTALSIIFTNIIGYNINIMGSRFMIGNFIIFLAGMLFGPIAGILNGIAADLVGTIINSAGQFNAGFMLIKVVYGVMGALVFLDRKNSWWIFKSTIYMGIALFLHLMVLNPLLMITTYTEVSSFETFFQYYWLNLLGTFPKPGVPKPLLFIIELPIYVSSSIVSFRVIYFSVARIPNRQGTIWCAKSGDLGSILRKKKKVLAIEHQENNVLSHQKDLQEINPDE, encoded by the coding sequence ATGTATTTTATATTGACCAATACTCTTTCGATTTTAGCAATTATTGTCATGTTTATTGGTTCAATTGTAATTGAAAAATTTTCTTATAAACGTTTAACAATTTATAACATTACAGTGCTTGGGGTATTGACTGCTTTAAGTATTATTTTTACAAACATCATTGGATATAACATCAATATTATGGGTTCTCGATTTATGATTGGAAACTTTATTATCTTTTTAGCAGGAATGTTATTTGGACCCATTGCTGGAATTTTAAATGGAATTGCCGCTGATTTAGTTGGGACTATCATCAATAGTGCTGGTCAATTCAATGCCGGATTCATGCTTATCAAAGTTGTATATGGAGTCATGGGAGCGTTAGTCTTTTTAGATCGAAAAAATAGTTGATGAATTTTTAAATCAACTATTTATATGGGAATAGCCCTGTTTTTACATTTAATGGTTTTAAATCCGCTTTTAATGATTACAACATACACTGAAGTTAGTTCATTTGAAACCTTCTTTCAATACTATTGATTAAATCTACTTGGAACCTTTCCAAAACCTGGAGTTCCAAAACCACTTCTCTTCATTATTGAGTTACCAATTTATGTTTCATCTTCAATTGTTTCGTTTAGAGTGATTTACTTTTCTGTTGCCAGAATCCCAAATCGTCAAGGCACAATTTGATGTGCTAAATCTGGAGATTTGGGATCAATCCTGCGCAAGAAGAAAAAAGTATTAGCAATTGAACACCAAGAAAATAATGTGCTTTCACACCAAAAAGATCTTCAAGAAATCAATCCAGACGAATAA